In Streptomyces sp. NBC_01231, the sequence GCCTCGGCTGGCTGGGCCGCTGGCCGGACGCGCTGACCGAGTACCGCCGGGTGGCCGCCTCCCGCGAGCGCGTCCTCGGCGCCGACCACCCCGACACCCTCGCCAGCCGGAACGATGAGGCCCACTGCCTGGAGCAGCTCGGGCGGGGCGCGGAAGCCGCGGATCTGTACCGCCAGGTGGCCGAGGTGCGGCAGCGACGCATGACCGGCGGCCACTGACCCGGCCGCGGCCCATCTCTGGCCGACGTGGATCACCCCGTGTTACGAAGAACCATGCCTGTACACGAGGGACACCGGACGTACGACGCCGTAGTGATCGGCGGCGGCCACAACGGCCTCGTCGCCGCCGCCTATCTGGCGCGGGCGGGACGCTCCGTGCTGGTGCTGGAGCGGCTGGAGCGCACCGGCGGCGCCGCCGTGTCCACCCGCCCGTTCACCGGTGTGGACGCGCGGCTGTCACGCTACTCGTACCTGGTCAGCCTGCTGCCGAAGAAGGTCGTGCGGGACCTCGGGCTCGACTTCCGCGTCCGCACCCGCACCGTGTCGTCGTACACCCCCGTCGAGCGGGACGGCCGGCCGACCGGACTCCTGGTCGGCGGCAGCGAACGACGCACCCGAGAGGCGTTCGCCCGACTCACCGGCGGAGAGCGCGAGTACCAGGCCTGGCAGCGGTTCTACGACATGACCGGCCGCGTCGCCCAACGGGTCTTCCCGACGCTCACCGAGCCGCTGCCCACCCGCGACGAACTGCGCCGCCGCATCGACGACGAGGACGCCTGGCGGACCCTCTTCGAGGAACCGATCGGCGCGACGATCGAGGACCGCTTCGCCGACGACCTGGTGCGGGGCGTCGTCCTCACCGACGCCCTCATCGGCACCTTCGCCGACGCCCACGACCCCTCCCTGCGGCAGAACCGCTGCTTCCTCTACCACGTCATCGGCGGCGGCACCGGAGCCTGGGACGTACCCGTCGGCGGCATGGGAGCCCTCACCGACGCGCTGGCCCAGTCGGCACGAGCGGCGGGCGCCGTCCTGACCACCGGACACGAGGCCGTACGCATCGACACCGACGGACACACCGCGGAGGTCACCTACCGGACCGCCGACGGGGAGGGCACGGTCGCCGCCCGGCACGTCCTGGTCAACGCCTCCCCGCACGAACTGGCAGCCCTCACCGGCGACCAGGCCCCCGCGCCCGCCGAGGGCGCCCAGCTCAAGGTGAACATGCTCCTCAATCGGCTGCCAAGGCTGCGTGACGAGTCCGTGGACCCCCGCGAGGCGTTCTCCGGCACCTTCCACATCGCCGAGGGCTACGAGCAACTGGCCGCCGCCCACACCCAGGCCGCGTCCGGTGAACTGCCCGCCGCCCCGCCCTCCGAGATCTACTGCCACTCGCTCACCGACCCGACGATCCTCGGCCCGGACCTCGTCGAACAGGGCTACCAGACCCTGACCCTGTTCGGACTGCACACGCCGGCCCGGCTCTTCGAGCGGGACAACGACGCCGTACGCGACGACCTCCTGAAGTCGACCCTCGCCCAGCTGGACGCCCACCTCGCCGAGCCGCTCGCCGACTGTCTGGCCACCGACGCCGACGGGCGGCCATGCATCGAGGCGAAGACCCCGCTCGACCTGGAGCGGGACCTCCGCCTTCCCGGCGGCAACATCTTCCACCGGGACCTCGCCTGGCCGTACGCCCAGGACGGCACCGGCCGCTGGGGCGTGGAGACCCGGCACCCCAACGTGCTGCTGTGCGGGGCGGGCGCGGTGCGCGGGGGAGGGGTGAGCGGGGTGCCGGGGCACAACGCGGCGATGGCGGTGCTGGAATCCGGTGACGACTGAGGATGTCCGTGCGGCTTCGGTGACGGACCGGCCGACTTCGCCGGTCAGGCCCGCATACCGCCGTCGACCCTGAGCACCGTGCCGGTCACGTAGGAGGCACGGTCGCTCAGGAGCCAGGCGGCGGCCTCGGCGACCTCGTGCGGGTCGGCGGCCCGTCCCAACGGGGTCTGTGCGTTGAGCTGGTCGACGATGCCGGGGGAGTCCGCCTCCCACTCGTCGATCATCTCGGTCAGCGTCGTGCCGGGCGCGATGGCGTTGACGCGGATGCCCTCCGGGCCGTACGTCACGGCGGCCGAGGCAGTCAGGCTGTTCAGCGCCCGCTTCGCCGCGCCGTACGCGGGCAGCCACGGGTTGCCCATCAGGCTGCCCACGCTGGAGGTGTTGACGATCGCCCCGGTCCCGGCGGTGGCCCGGATGGCGGCGATCTCCGCGTTCATGGCCAGCCAGGGGCCCTTGAGGTTGATCGCGTAGACGTGGTCGAAGTCGCTCTCCGGGAGCTGGTCCATCGGGCCCGACGGCTGGATGGTCGCCGCGTTGTTGAAGGCGACGTCGAGACGGCCGTACAGCTCCACCGTCCGGTCCACGGCGGCCCGGACACTCGCCGGGTCGGCAAGGTCGCAGCGTACGTGGTCCGCGGTGCCGCCCGCGGCCCGGATCTCCTCGGTCACCGTCTTGAGCTGGGTCTCCGTACGGGCCGCGAGGAGCACCCGGGCGCCCTCCCGGGCGAACAGCCGGGCGGCGGCGGCTCCGATGCCGCGGCCGGCACCGGTGACGAAGGCGACCTTGCCGGCGCATGGACATCCCCGGCCGAGCCGTCAGTCCGCGGAGGCGGTCCAGCCGTTGGCCTCGATGCGCGCACCGTCCGCCGGACGTGCCTCGTCGAACAGGACGCCGTCCGCCGCCTGAACGCGCAGCCCGTCGACGTACGCGCCGCGCCCGACGTACAGCCGGTCGGTCGCGTAGCGCCAGCGCAGCGTGAGCCGGCGGGCGGCCGGGAGACTTGCCGTGAGCCGGTACCAGCGGTGGCCCGACCACCCGGTGACCGCGCCGACCGGATGCTTCTGAGGATCCTCGCCGTGGCGTGTCGTCGCGAAGGGGACCGGCTGCCACGTGCTGCCCCCGTCCGCCGTGGATTCCAGCACGAGGACGTCCGATCCGGGTTCGGTGTCCCACCACAGGGCGCAGCGCAGTTGGGCCTCGCCTGAGGTCGTGTCGAGCGCGGGGAGCGTGAGGGTGGCGGTCGTGGCATTCGTCATTCCGGAGAACCAGGCCGTACGACCGTGCCGCGGCCGCACCGGCACGGCGCGCGCCAGGTGGTTGCCGGCGGCGACCCGGGGCGCGGAGCCCGAACGCCAACTGCGCACCGGGTGAACCGAGTTGCCGAGCACGATCAGGAAGGAGTCGGTCGTCGGGTCGAGGACCAGCGAGGTACCGGTGAACCCGGTGTGCCCTGCCGTGCGCGGGGTGGCCATCGCGCCCATGTACCAGTGCTGGTAGAGCTCGAAGCCGAGGCCGTGCTCGTCGCCGGGGAAGGCGGTGTTGAAGTCGGTGAACATCAGCTCCACCGACTCCGGTCGCAGGACGCGGGCGCGGCCGTAGGACCCGCCGTTGAGCAGCGTCCGGCCGAGGACGGCCAGGTCCCAGGCGTTCGAGAACACCCCGGCGTGACCGGCCACGCCACCCAGGCTGAACGCGTTCTCGTCGTGCACCTCGCCCCACACGAGTCCTCTGTCGAGCCCCGACCAGGGGGCGCGGGCGTCCTCCGTAGCCGCGATCCTCGCTCTCCAGGACGCGGGCGGGTTGTAGCGCGTGTGGCGGAGGCCGAGCGGGGCGGTGACCTCGTCGTGCAGGAGGGTGTCCAACGCGCGGCCCGTGACCTTCTCCAGCACCAGTTGCAGCGAGATCAGGTTCAAATCCGAGTAGAGGTAGGCGGACCCCGGCGGGTTGAGCGGCGCCTCGTCCCAGATGAGTCGGAGCTTCTCCTCGTACGACGGGGCCTTGTAGAGCGGGATCCAGGCGCGGAAACCCGACGTGTGGGTGAGGAGTTGACGGATCGTGATGTCCTGCTTGCCGGCCCCGCCGAACTCCGGAAGGTATCCCGCGACCCTCCCCTCCAACTCCAGCGCGCCCCGTTCGACCTGCTGCACGGCGAGGATCGAGGTGAACAGCTTCGACACGGAGGCGAGATCGAAGACGGTGTCCTCCGCCATGGGGAGCTGCTGGTCGGCCGGGAACTCGACACCCGTGTCGGTGTTCTCGTCGTACGCCCGGTAGCGCACCGCCATGCCGATGGGCCGGTGCAGGGCCACCGTGCCGCCCCGCCCGGCGAGCAGCACGGCGCCCGCGTACCAGGGATGGCTGGGGGAGGGGCCGAGGAAGGCCTCGGCGTCGGTGACGAGTTGACGCAGGTGAGCGGGGAGCAACCCGGCGCGTTCGGGGGAGCCGTGCCGCAGGGTGGGATGCCTGGCCGACGGGCCCGCCTCAGCGGCGCGGACCGGTCCCGCCGGGAAGGGGGCGATGCTGAGGGCACCGCCCAACGCCAGTGCCCGCCGCCCCAGTTGACGGCGGGTCGGTCCGCGCCCGTCCGCCGCTCTGTCCGCCGCGTCGTCCCTCATGGGCAACCTCCCGCTGACTGAAAGTATCTTTCCGGGATCACCTTGCGCGGTGAAACTTTCGTGTCGGGTGGGCGGCGTGTCAACGGGACGTGCGGGCACCCAAGAAATCTGACGGAGCATCAGAAAACCTCTTCCGTCGTCCGGAGGACTGCGGCATCCTGCGCCCATGCAGACGGAGCTGAGCAAGACACTGGGAGTCGAGCACGCCGTCTTCGGCTTCACGCCGTTCCCCGCCGTAGCCGCGGCCATCAGCCGGGCCGGCGGCTTCGGAGTGCTCGGCGCGGTCCGCTACACCGCCCCCGACGACCTCAAACGCGACCTCGACTGGATCGAGGCGCACATCGACGGCAAGCCGTACGGTCTCGACGTCGTCATGCCCGCCAAGAAGGTGGAGGGAGTCACTGAGGCCGACGTCGAGGCGATGATCCCCGAGGGACACCGGCAGTTCGTCCAGGACACCCTCGCCAAGCACGGCGTGCCCGAACTCGCCGCGGGCGAGGCCTCCGGCTGGCGCATCACCGGCTGGATGGAGCAGGTCGCCCGCACCCAACTCGACGTCGCCTTCGGCTATCCGATACGGCTGCTCGCCAACGCCCTCGGCTCACCGCCCGCCGACGTGGTGGACCGCGCCCACGACCAGGACGTGCTCGTCGCCGCGCTCGCGGGTAGCGCCCGGCACGCCCGCAAGCACCAGGAGGCGGGCATCGACATCGTGGTCGCCCAGGGGTACGAGGCCGGCGGGCACACCGGCGAGATCGCCTCCATGGTGCTCACGCCCGAGGTCGTCGAGGCCGTCGACCCACTGCCGGTGCTGGCCGCCGGGGGGATCGGAAGCGGTCAGCAGGTGGCGGCGGCACTGGCACTCGGAGCCCAGGGAGTGTGGCTGGGTTCCCTGTGGCTGACCACCACAGAAGCGGACATGCACTCGCCCGCCCTGACGCAGAAGCTGCTCGCCGCCGGTTCCGGCGACACCGTCCGCTCCCGCGCCCTCACCGGCAAGCCCGCGCGCCAACTGCGCACCGAGTGGACCGACGCCTGGGACGACCCCGACGGACCCGGCACCCTCCCCATGCCACTGCAGGGACTCCTCGTCGCCGAGGCCGTCTCACGCATCCAGAAGTACGAGGTCGAACCGCTGTTGGGTACGCCGGTCGGCCAGATCGTCGGCCGGATGACCAGCGAACGCAGCGTCCAGGCCGTCTTCGACGACCTCACCCGAGGCTTCGAACGGGCCGTCGACCGCATCAACCGCATCGCCGGAAGGAGCGGCCAGTCGTGAGCACCTCCCCCGCTGCCACCACGAGCACACCCCCCACCGGTTTCTGGGCCCAGGCCACCGCGGACCCGGACCGCACGGTCCTCATCGCACCGGACGGCGAACCGTGGACCGCCGGACGCCTGCACGCCGCCACCAACCGCCTGGTGCACGGGTTGCGCGCGGCCGGACTGGAACGCGGCGACGCCTTCGCGGTGGTCCTGCCCAACGGGCCGGAGTTCTTCACCGCCTACCTGGCCGCCAGCCAGGCCGGCTTCTACCTCGTCCCCGTCAACCACCACCTCGTCGGCCCCGAGATCGCCTGGATCGTCGCCGACTCCGGCGCCAAGGTCCTCCTCGCCCACGAGCGCTTCGCCGGCCCCGCCCGCCACGCCGCCGACGAGGCCGGCCTCCCCGCCACTCACCGGTACGCGGTCGGCACGGTCGAGGGCTTCCGGCCGTACGCCGAACTCCTCGACAGGCAACCGGAGTCGGCGCCCGCCGACCGCACCCTCGGCTGGGTCATGAACTACACCTCAGGCACCACCGGCCGCCCGCGCGGCATCCGGCGCCCACTGCCCGGCAAGGCCCCCGAGGAGGCGTACCTCGGCGGCTTCCTCGGCATCTTCGGCATCCGGCCGTTCGGCGACAACGTGCACCTCGTCTGCTCACCGCTCTACCACACCGCCGTCCTCCAGTTCGCGGGCGCGTCCCTGCACATCGGCCACCGCCTGGTCCTGATGGACAAGTGGACGCCCGAGGAAATGCTCCGCCTGATCGACACCCACCGGTGCACGCACACCCATATGGTCCCGACCCAGTTCCACCGTCTGCTGGCCCTCCCCGACGACATCAGGGACCGCTACGACGTCTCCTCCATGCGGCACGCCATCCATGGCGCCGCACCCTGCCCCGACCACGTCAAACGGGCCATGATCGACTGGTGGGGCGACTGTGTGGAGGAGTACTACGCGGCCAGCGAGGGCGGGGGAGCCTTCGCGACCGCCGAGGACTGGCTGAAGAAGCCGGGCACGGTCGGCAAGGCATGGCCCATCAGCGAGCTCGCGATCTTCGACGACGACGGCAACCGGCTGCCGCCCGGCGAACTCGGCACCGTCTACCTGAAGATGAACACCGGCGGCTTCTCGTACCACAAGGACGACGCCAAGACTCGGAAGAACCGCATCGGCGACTTCTTCACCGTGGGCGACCTCGGCTGCCTCGACGAGGAAGGCTACCTCTTCCTCCGCGACCGCAAGATCGACATGATCATCTCGGGAGGCGTGAACATCTACCCCGCCGAGATCGAGTCCGTCCTGCTCGCCCACCCCGCGGTCGCCGACGCCGCCGCCTTCGGCATCCCGCACGACGACTGGGGCGAGGAGGTCAAGGCGGTCGTCGAGCTGGCCCCCGGACACGAGCCCGGCCCCGCCCTCGCCGCCGCGCTTCTCGACCACTGCGCCGAGCAACTCGCCGGGTACAAGCGGCCCAAGAGCGTCGACTTCATCGCCGAGATGCCCCGTGACCCCAACGGCAAGCTGTACAAGCGGCGGCTGCGGGACCCGTACTGGGAGGGCCGTACACGCCCCGTGTGACCAGTACCGTCCGGGAGCTGCCATGCGGCGCCACCGGCCTCGTCGGCCGGATGCCCGAGGCTTTCGACGGACCTCCGAGGCGTCGCGACGCCCGGCGTGCCGGACCCGGACCCGGACCGGATGGCGGTCGGCATCGTCGACCGTGCCACCCCCGCACCGGGCTGCCCCGTGAGGCCGCCTGGTACGGGGGTGGTCGACATGCGGGGTGACGCGGATCGGCGCCCAAGGAATGGGCCCCCGGGGACACCATCGTCGACGCCACCCCGGCGCCGCCGCACGAGAGTGTGCCCGGGCTCGCCGGCATGCTCGACGCGCCCTGGCCGAAGAAGACGCCCGTAGGGCACGAAGAAGACGCCCGTCGCGCTCGAAGGAGGCGCCCGCCCCCGCCGAGGAAGGCGCCCGCAGAACTCGCCCGGCTCGCGGTCGGCGGCCGGGACCGCGCCTTCATGAACGAACCGCGCGGCGCCGACGACGCGCGCGCCGCCCTCACCCTGAGTCGTACTGCCACCACGCCGGGTGGCGCGACGGGTTCGTGGCGGAGTTGACTGGTGCGGCCACGGCGCACTGAACGCGGCCACCGCACACGCCCGCACCGCGCATCGAACGACTGGGAAGGACACGGGCATTGGAAACCCCGGAACCGGCGACCGAGCAGTTCGAGACCTGCCGTCCCCTGCTGCTCGGGCTCGCCTACCGGCTGCTCGGCAGCATGTGGGACGCCCAGGGCATCGTCCAGGACGCCCACCTGCGGTGGACCGGCACCGATCGCACCGGAACCCGCGAACCCGGGGCCTTCCTCATCACCCTCGTCTCGCGACTCGCCCTCGACCGGCTCAGGTCGGCACGGGCGACCCGCGAGGCGTATATCGGGCCCTGGCTGCCCGAACCCGTGGCCACCGACGCGCTCGGTCCGCTGGACACCGCGGAGCTGCGGAACACCGTCGCCTATGCGACCGTCCACCTGATGGAGCGTCTGTCACCCCCCGAGCGGGCGGTGTTCGTCCTGCGTGCGGCCTTCGAACTGTCGTATGGCGAGATCGCGCGGGTCATCGACACCACCGAGACCAACTGCCGCCAGATGCATCTGCGGGGCGTCCGCCGACTCGCCGCCGGACGCGACCGCTTCGCTCTCACCGAGGACGAGCACGCCAAGCTGCTGGCACGGTTCCTGGAGGCCGCGCAGAGCGGCGACCTGGCCACCCTCAGCGACCTCCTGACCGATGACGTGGCCGCCTGGAACGACGGCGGCGGCAAGGTCAGAGCGGCTCTGCGGCCCGTCGAGGGCCGGGACCAGGTCGTCCTGTTCTTCGCGGGCACGGTCGTCCGCCGACCGTTCGGGACACCCCGCCGCGTGGACGTCAACGGCCGCCCCGCGATGGCGTTGGCGGTCGACGGCATCGACCAGCTCGTCACCATCGACGTGCGCGACGGCCTGATCGACGGCATCTACGCGGTACTGAACCCCGACAAACTCGGCCATGTCCCGGCCTAGCGAACAGTGTGGTCCCGCCACATGGGTGACGGGACCACAGCACCGGGATACGCGGTCGACAGCGACAGCGTCAGCGCTCGCGTACGCGCACGATCTTCAGCCCCGGTGAGGACAGGACGTCCTTCTCACAGAACCGGGACGTCACCCACTTCTCCCCGGAGAACAACCGCGTCTGGTCGTCGAAGTGCGGCGA encodes:
- a CDS encoding NAD(P)/FAD-dependent oxidoreductase — protein: MPVHEGHRTYDAVVIGGGHNGLVAAAYLARAGRSVLVLERLERTGGAAVSTRPFTGVDARLSRYSYLVSLLPKKVVRDLGLDFRVRTRTVSSYTPVERDGRPTGLLVGGSERRTREAFARLTGGEREYQAWQRFYDMTGRVAQRVFPTLTEPLPTRDELRRRIDDEDAWRTLFEEPIGATIEDRFADDLVRGVVLTDALIGTFADAHDPSLRQNRCFLYHVIGGGTGAWDVPVGGMGALTDALAQSARAAGAVLTTGHEAVRIDTDGHTAEVTYRTADGEGTVAARHVLVNASPHELAALTGDQAPAPAEGAQLKVNMLLNRLPRLRDESVDPREAFSGTFHIAEGYEQLAAAHTQAASGELPAAPPSEIYCHSLTDPTILGPDLVEQGYQTLTLFGLHTPARLFERDNDAVRDDLLKSTLAQLDAHLAEPLADCLATDADGRPCIEAKTPLDLERDLRLPGGNIFHRDLAWPYAQDGTGRWGVETRHPNVLLCGAGAVRGGGVSGVPGHNAAMAVLESGDD
- a CDS encoding serine hydrolase is translated as MRDDAADRAADGRGPTRRQLGRRALALGGALSIAPFPAGPVRAAEAGPSARHPTLRHGSPERAGLLPAHLRQLVTDAEAFLGPSPSHPWYAGAVLLAGRGGTVALHRPIGMAVRYRAYDENTDTGVEFPADQQLPMAEDTVFDLASVSKLFTSILAVQQVERGALELEGRVAGYLPEFGGAGKQDITIRQLLTHTSGFRAWIPLYKAPSYEEKLRLIWDEAPLNPPGSAYLYSDLNLISLQLVLEKVTGRALDTLLHDEVTAPLGLRHTRYNPPASWRARIAATEDARAPWSGLDRGLVWGEVHDENAFSLGGVAGHAGVFSNAWDLAVLGRTLLNGGSYGRARVLRPESVELMFTDFNTAFPGDEHGLGFELYQHWYMGAMATPRTAGHTGFTGTSLVLDPTTDSFLIVLGNSVHPVRSWRSGSAPRVAAGNHLARAVPVRPRHGRTAWFSGMTNATTATLTLPALDTTSGEAQLRCALWWDTEPGSDVLVLESTADGGSTWQPVPFATTRHGEDPQKHPVGAVTGWSGHRWYRLTASLPAARRLTLRWRYATDRLYVGRGAYVDGLRVQAADGVLFDEARPADGARIEANGWTASAD
- a CDS encoding nitronate monooxygenase family protein, with translation MQTELSKTLGVEHAVFGFTPFPAVAAAISRAGGFGVLGAVRYTAPDDLKRDLDWIEAHIDGKPYGLDVVMPAKKVEGVTEADVEAMIPEGHRQFVQDTLAKHGVPELAAGEASGWRITGWMEQVARTQLDVAFGYPIRLLANALGSPPADVVDRAHDQDVLVAALAGSARHARKHQEAGIDIVVAQGYEAGGHTGEIASMVLTPEVVEAVDPLPVLAAGGIGSGQQVAAALALGAQGVWLGSLWLTTTEADMHSPALTQKLLAAGSGDTVRSRALTGKPARQLRTEWTDAWDDPDGPGTLPMPLQGLLVAEAVSRIQKYEVEPLLGTPVGQIVGRMTSERSVQAVFDDLTRGFERAVDRINRIAGRSGQS
- a CDS encoding acyl-CoA synthetase, whose product is MSTSPAATTSTPPTGFWAQATADPDRTVLIAPDGEPWTAGRLHAATNRLVHGLRAAGLERGDAFAVVLPNGPEFFTAYLAASQAGFYLVPVNHHLVGPEIAWIVADSGAKVLLAHERFAGPARHAADEAGLPATHRYAVGTVEGFRPYAELLDRQPESAPADRTLGWVMNYTSGTTGRPRGIRRPLPGKAPEEAYLGGFLGIFGIRPFGDNVHLVCSPLYHTAVLQFAGASLHIGHRLVLMDKWTPEEMLRLIDTHRCTHTHMVPTQFHRLLALPDDIRDRYDVSSMRHAIHGAAPCPDHVKRAMIDWWGDCVEEYYAASEGGGAFATAEDWLKKPGTVGKAWPISELAIFDDDGNRLPPGELGTVYLKMNTGGFSYHKDDAKTRKNRIGDFFTVGDLGCLDEEGYLFLRDRKIDMIISGGVNIYPAEIESVLLAHPAVADAAAFGIPHDDWGEEVKAVVELAPGHEPGPALAAALLDHCAEQLAGYKRPKSVDFIAEMPRDPNGKLYKRRLRDPYWEGRTRPV
- the sigJ gene encoding RNA polymerase sigma factor SigJ; protein product: METPEPATEQFETCRPLLLGLAYRLLGSMWDAQGIVQDAHLRWTGTDRTGTREPGAFLITLVSRLALDRLRSARATREAYIGPWLPEPVATDALGPLDTAELRNTVAYATVHLMERLSPPERAVFVLRAAFELSYGEIARVIDTTETNCRQMHLRGVRRLAAGRDRFALTEDEHAKLLARFLEAAQSGDLATLSDLLTDDVAAWNDGGGKVRAALRPVEGRDQVVLFFAGTVVRRPFGTPRRVDVNGRPAMALAVDGIDQLVTIDVRDGLIDGIYAVLNPDKLGHVPA